Within Malus domestica chromosome 04, GDT2T_hap1, the genomic segment GGTCTGATGTTGCATTGCCTTGTTTAGTTATACAAATGGAGTATAATCTTAATCTCCCAAACTCTTTGTTTCAACATGATAGGAACCTCTATGCGGACTACATTGTGGAGAGCCTTAGGCGGTAGTTGCAAGTGATGAAACTTGGTGCTATCACTACTCTTATATATAGGGGACGTTATATATTCGTTTCTCTGTAATGAAAAAATAACTGATATTTTGTTGTTAATGCACACATTGTTTAACAATGTATGCCTTTATACTCCGACTCTAGTTGGGATTGTGTCTTAAACCTTTTATATAGTAATGATATCGACGAAAATGATAGGGAAAAGGAGAAAGGAAAATAGTCTGGCTTGATATATTGGTTTATgcctttattttttcatttggaATGCGACTCTTGAGGCTgccctttttgtttttgttggagAAACAGGTTTTATTTACTGTGTGTCAGTGTAATGGAGCAATTCTTGTGAACAATTCACCTTGTAAAATGCTTAATTTCAATATCATTTGTTAccaataaatttgattatttcGATGAAACAATGGGGTCAAAGTAAAGCTTAACTTTTAGCTGAGACCGAGTCTTAACATTGACCCTTTCATGTGATACCATTTAGCATCGAACTTGCCAACTATGCTGGTCGAACTTGAAActtttcatttacaagtgaagtgGATTGTTGAGAAATACTACTAGATGTAATGTTAGTGGTGGCAATGTTTCTAACTTAACCACTCGATTTCAACTTAGAGCGTCTCATGGAATGAATTTACTCGGGGGTGAGATTTTATCTCAAATGACGTTGATTCTATTAGCAACGAAATACCCACTTGTAATATGACGTGGGATCAAGTCTGTCCGCATCCATGACTTGTATCAAGCTACACAACCGCAACTAATACATCCAAGCTTCCAACAAACATGTCATCCCAGATAAAACCGTCAAAACTTTAGAATTAGTACACACCAGTAATATATGACCATGTCTTCCTTTTCGCCACAACAACTTACTAGCGTTGGTGGATGCCAACGTGCTTTTGGGGAACCAGTCTCTGATGCAACCTGCAATCCATTACAAAGCTAAACAAAACAAGATTGACTAACCCGCTATATATAATGTACGGTAGATGATTAAACATGGATATCGGATTTGAATGAATCAGACGAAAACAACGGTCATGATTAAACATGGGTgtatgagagaaaaaaaaacatggtaCGTGTTTATCATTTTCCCATAAAAGTACAAAACCCTTTACTCTCACCATACTAAAAATGTTGGGCAAATGCAAGAATTCGACGAAATAACTGTGTGTGATTGTCACTGTCATTGTTGTATCATCAATTCATATGTTGCAACACATAGTTGAAATGCTATTATGTCCGTCCacttgttttattattattatttttcattcatttttgtGGGAAGATAACGCAAACTGAGTGGACTTACAACACTACTTTATTCTTTATTGatgttatatatattaaattgtgAATTTGTCGTCTACTTAAATCATAACACATGAAATGATAGAATCAAATATAAAAGTTTGGGCTTGGAACCTAAATCGTGAACGGGTAATAGTCAAAACCTTTTGGACTTGGAGGCTTGGGCCTAATTAATATACACATTCTCATCATTGTCACAGCCCACAGGTTGACTTTGTGATAAACGTCCAGGTCACAGCCACAGTGTACTTATCATCGAATACCACGTGGACCATCAAAACTACACGTGGCATAAACCCATCATTTTCAATCGTCATTTTCTTGACAAAGATTTTTCAATGAGACCGGTACATAGGTGATACGctacgtgtcattatacaaataatgaaatatgtgtgctaaaaagttaataacttaaaaaataaaattttctaccaCTCCTATTAAAATACGTGATGTATTATTTGTATTGCCATTACAACTACAAATTTCTCATTTTGTTGGTcgaataatgaaaaaaaaaaaaaatattccaatTTCCAAGCTTAAAGCCATAAACCCAAAACCCCTTTCCTTCCGAAGGGatcctaaaaccctaattttacaAGTCCGAACCCAAATCCAAACGCAATGAGCTCCttcaccaacaccaccaatttcGACAACCTCATGCTCCAAACCCTAATGGGCAGGCTCCAAATCCGACCCCCCACCAACAACTCCTTCCTCTCCCAAACCCTCGAGGATCTTCTCCTCGACGCTGCCAATCTCTCCGCCGACGACGACGATGACGACGAGAACAAGACCCAGCTCGCCAAGGAAGAATCCCGCCTCGAGAAGGATATCATCCGGGTTATTCTCAGCGGCAAGACAGATTCCCTCAAGCCCAATTCGGGTCAGGCCGTCACCATCGGAGAGCACCACATTTGCGTGGGGTTTCATGAGGAATCGGGTTCGGACTATCGGGTTTGGGAGTGGCATGGGCACATCATGCTCTTTGATGAAGAGAACGGGTACACTCCTGAGTATATATATGGGAATTACTTTGAGAGGCTGATTGGTAAGGCTCGTGGAAGTGGTGGCAGCGGAGGTGACAGTGTTCTTGTTGAGGAGGCcaaggaggaagaggaagaggaggaggataaAGAGAAAGTTACTACTTTGGGGCTCAGGGAGTTGATTGATGGCGGGGATTCGGGTCAGGGTCGAATTCTTCATCGGAATATCAATGCGGGTTCTACAAGGTCTATATGAATTACCCCCTTATTTTTCTTGTGTGTTTTCATTTGATGTGCTTGTCTTGCATTGTTTTCCTTCACATTTGTTAGTGCTTTGGGTATTCAAAGTAGTTGTGATTtgagaaatggatggtatattGCAATGTGATAACGCGACCTTTTGTGTTGGAACTTATATTTTGGTGAGAGTTCGGTGCTGCATAAATTGCACTTTTGGCTCTTTACCCTAATAGTCTAGTTAACTTCTCACATTGATGTTCGGAGTGAACATAATCCTTCTTTCGAATATTAGAGTAAAGGTTTTATGCCTACTGTATTTAGAAAGTCGGCACATAGGGAAGGACACATTTATTTTGTTGTTAGAATTGGTAATAAGTTGgatttttattggtttaaattttatTGTAATTTTACTAAATCAAGTTGGAAACTCAAAAGTAGATTTCACCTGCATTGTGATGAACGTTTACGGTGTAGTTGGAGGACTTTAGCCATTGGTGACTTTGCTTTCTGATAGACAATTCTAGTGATGATAAAACGTTTGTGATAAAAGTGTTCAAGATGTTGACTTAAAAGCTTAAGAAGTTTCACATATCTGCCTGCTAGTTACCAGATAGGCTGCGAAAAGAAGTGTGGCCAAGCAATGCCTTGAATATTTAGCGGATTATCTTGAAATTGGTAATATGATATGGCTACTACTACTAGTGGCTATGATGTAGGCGGGCATCTCACAAGGAAGTAGAGAATGATTCTGCTACTGCTCATACCATCAATTCTTCACCTTATGGGAAGTCAATATAAAATCCCAACATCAAACAAGGACATAAAGATGCTGCTGCTACTTGCTCTTTCCATCAATTTGTTCGCATGTTTGTAGTCTTAACAATATCCTACCAGCCTGACTGGTGGACCCTTATGCTTGTTGAACCAATATGGCATAGGTTGATTTAACAACGAGGATTAAATTTCTCTTGGAATAGATTTGTGCTCTGGATCTAGAGACTAGGATCTTGTTTCAAGTTGGATGCTCGTCCCCTAAATactgttttcttcttcctcttatcCGTAATGGATTTATGACTTGAGGGTTTTATGGAATCAtgtgaaaagagaaaagaaagaaaagaaaaggagttATAGAAGttgagtttatttttttttagtaaattttaaatgatttttctGAATTCTTTCTCTGATTCCTTCACCAAGCATTATTTAAGTATTCTCCTATTATCTGCATCTTCATGTTTCACTGATGTTTATGGTAAGTTGTGGTTCAGAGCCTTGAAATGACGGGATTTTGAGTAGTACTCTATAATCATGTCTGGCTGTGCTGTAACTTTTAACCTCAGACCTATATGTATAAacctaaataaataaagttatgGTAGTATGTGCTTTTGTGTATAGGATCCTGCCGGTTATGTCATTCGCAATGAGCTATGTGTTTAACCTGATTATCCTTCGTCTTGCAAGATTACCTAAAAGAAAGGCTTTTGGTTGCATAAGAAGTTTCTAGTGTCAAAGAAGGGGCCTCCTCTAACTTTTCCTTGATTTGGTACTTGGGGTGGGAATTCAAGACTGCTTATCATTTCACATGGTTGTAAgctgtttattttattttatttttgtttgaatttccAGTACGTAAGACGGTACAAAAGGAGGAATGTCTTGTGAGACATCATTCCGTTAAAGTAGTTTTTGATTAGCGCTGCTTATCACTGCACTAAAATGGTGCATCGACTCTTTTATATTACTTGGTTGTAAATTTTAGTTATGCCTGTAAGCTGGCTAGTACAAGGTGGTTGATGCAAATTTGAAAAGACAGAACAATTGAGTTTCATACAAGTCATTCTGGCTCCGAAAGGGTTATATTCTTGATACACTAGCGATGCTATTTCTAATTTATTGTTTGAGTTACTCAATAGAGGGAGAAGACTTGCATGGAACAAGTTCACCGTCGCACTATGCCCAGGTAGCTGTGCACGGCAATGCATTATGGACGTGGCAGTGAACGTGTTTAATGTAAGTTGCATTGTGGTGATTAAAATATTGtcaaattttggattttggtgGCAATTTTGATGACCTTCCTCAAAGTAATGACAAATTTTGTGCCGTTTTCTTCAGCATTCTTGTATTCCGATTCTAGGTTTTTCAAAACCAACGGACCTAGGCACATATGATGTTTAGGATGGCTGGACAACTTatagctcgtttggatgtgcttttaaaatgattgaaaacccTTTTGGTGAAAAAAGTTTATGGAAGCAacccttagtaaaaatgcaattAAATCCTGGaaaggtttttatcacaaatgattcCTGAAATTGATCTtgaccatcaagatggtctttgaaattgaaaatcaatcaatgtagttccagaaaataggtgtcgcaaatcaatgtggtatATATGTCATAATTATGTTAAAAATTCtattaagtgctgatgtggcacataaatgcgCCACAtaagtcccttttttttttcttctcacaaATGATCGTTGAAATTGACCGGCGACATCAAAATGGTCTTTGAAATTAACACGCGACTTTCAAGGCCCATCTTGATGGTGAGAGTTAATTTTAGGGATCattgtgaaaagaaaaaaaaaacccatcttggaaaagcacttaaagtgcttcatggaagaagcacataactagtgcttttggaacctataaatattttctctaaaagtacCTTCAGTGagtttaaaagcacatccaaacgagtccTTACTAAACAAAGGAAATGTTTAATGCAAATATGGATTTTGACTTGTATATTCTGATCAAGTGAAGGTAGAAGATGGAGCAATTATGAATAAACTTTATCCATcgtaatttcccaaaaaatgatAGGATTGAATGGG encodes:
- the LOC103427566 gene encoding uncharacterized protein isoform X3, which translates into the protein MSSFTNTTNFDNLMLQTLMGRLQIRPPTNNSFLSQTLEDLLLDAANLSADDDDDDENKTQLAKEESRLEKDIIRVILSGKTDSLKPNSGQAVTIGEHHICVGFHEESGSDYRVWEWHGHIMLFDEENGYTPEYIYGNYFERLIGKARGSGGSGGDSVLVEEAKEEEEEEEDKEKVTTLGLRELIDGGDSGQGRILHRNINAGSTRLPKRKAFGCIRSF
- the LOC103427566 gene encoding uncharacterized protein isoform X1, with the protein product MSSFTNTTNFDNLMLQTLMGRLQIRPPTNNSFLSQTLEDLLLDAANLSADDDDDDENKTQLAKEESRLEKDIIRVILSGKTDSLKPNSGQAVTIGEHHICVGFHEESGSDYRVWEWHGHIMLFDEENGYTPEYIYGNYFERLIGKARGSGGSGGDSVLVEEAKEEEEEEEDKEKVTTLGLRELIDGGDSGQGRILHRNINAGSTRILPVMSFAMSYVFNLIILRLARLPKRKAFGCIRSF
- the LOC103427566 gene encoding uncharacterized protein isoform X2; protein product: MSSFTNTTNFDNLMLQTLMGRLQIRPPTNNSFLSQTLEDLLLDAANLSADDDDDDENKTQLAKEESRLEKDIIRVILSGKTDSLKPNSGQAVTIGEHHICVGFHEESGSDYRVWEWHGHIMLFDEENGYTPEYIYGNYFERLIGKARGSGGSGGDSVLVEEAKEEEEEEEDKEKVTTLGLRELIDGGDSGQGRILHRNINAGSTSYQIGCEKKCGQAMP